One Aerococcus urinaeequi DNA segment encodes these proteins:
- the smc gene encoding chromosome segregation protein SMC, which translates to MYLKTVEMVGFKSFADKTTIEFDNGFTAIVGPNGSGKSNITEAIKWVLGEQSAKSLRGSKMSDVIFAGAEDRRKGQYAQVTLTFDNSDRSLDFDTDEVAVSRRYTASGDSEYMINRRPCRLRDITELMMDTGIGRDSFSIISQGKVEQIFTQKPEDRRGIFEEAAGVMKYKSRKHEAERKLKHTEENLHRIYDILSEISDRIEPLEAQKNAALHYKESKAELSEIEIALTAVQIETLNEQWQVAKNDILAYGEDINKRRAALTETQAFLAEYKGKANEADESVNQLQEQYVDLVKNAEQLQAKIQVHHQKVLFKENNQANQAENLDSLKAAVKDFKASIIQLKAQLGDMEKDIAEKTTNRDSLLSALEDLSDDSEAAVQAKRTEYITALQKQSSLQNDLSQLEKDMANEAASVEKDQSDRSEKEATLADLKEQLAKAEADKASLGQEIEALLSQYQAKDQEVKAKQDEAYRANQEMNQANQRLMQATARKESLEDLDRDHAGFYQGVKAALDLSDKIQGVHGAVAQLLRVPDTYTGAVETALAGAMQNIVTEDGQVASQLIGELKRQRAGRATFLPLDVIKGRSVNPNDLNKIQSMPGFIGVMVDLVDFDSQYQQIMANLMGNVIVADNLDNARAIAKTLYSRYRIVTLESDVINAGGSMTGGATKRNNNAGLLSRKTDIDHLSQEIKTLTATVTNLQEAMHQASQVSEEMVKDLETIKAQGDEARFSERTLTNQIDLLTGQIADLTEALKNGESLQASASKTKAKQEKAKAKLEADLKVVDDQVDQLKNLIEDMNLSATDKAEKRTQLQGQLQAAETDLAVFKSQYTQVESQLAGQEAELAAKENQVSQVEAELKLMREAILSNSETSGTLEADYQAAVKAQKDCEAELKAMRKVRNEAQNKADALDQEVQEMNTHLQDLLEKQAKVEATASRYEVSIDNHLTHLREEYGLTFERARATSELTMSMESASLKVRQLKKEIEQIGPVNLAAIDEFEEVNERFIFMQKQRDDVLAAKEKLYQTISEMDEEVAERFEQAFIAIRDAFEGIFPKLFGGGRASLKLTKPDNLLESGIDIEAQPPGKRLQHLSLLSGGEKALTAIALLFAILDVKTVPFSILDEVEAALDEANVARYGRFLREFADKTQFIVITHRKGTMESANILYGVTMQDSGVSKLAAVRLEDFDEKLLE; encoded by the coding sequence GTGTACCTAAAAACAGTTGAAATGGTCGGCTTTAAGAGTTTTGCGGATAAGACGACAATCGAATTTGATAATGGGTTTACAGCTATTGTAGGACCAAACGGCTCAGGGAAGTCGAACATTACAGAAGCCATTAAGTGGGTTTTGGGGGAGCAATCTGCCAAGTCATTGCGTGGGTCAAAGATGTCTGACGTCATTTTTGCTGGAGCTGAAGACCGCCGTAAGGGGCAGTACGCCCAAGTAACCCTAACTTTTGACAACAGTGACCGTTCTTTAGATTTCGATACGGATGAAGTAGCGGTTAGCCGGCGTTATACAGCTTCCGGAGATTCAGAATACATGATTAACCGCCGTCCTTGTCGCTTGCGTGATATCACAGAATTGATGATGGATACTGGGATTGGCCGGGATTCATTTTCAATTATTTCTCAGGGTAAAGTGGAGCAGATTTTCACCCAGAAGCCTGAGGATAGACGGGGGATTTTTGAAGAAGCTGCTGGGGTCATGAAGTATAAGTCGCGTAAGCATGAAGCTGAACGGAAGTTGAAACATACTGAAGAGAACTTGCACCGGATTTATGATATTTTATCGGAAATTTCTGACCGAATTGAGCCCCTAGAAGCACAAAAAAATGCGGCTTTACATTATAAGGAATCAAAGGCTGAATTATCTGAAATTGAGATTGCTTTAACGGCAGTTCAGATTGAAACCTTAAACGAACAATGGCAAGTCGCGAAAAATGATATCTTGGCTTACGGTGAGGATATCAATAAACGCCGGGCTGCTTTAACCGAAACGCAAGCTTTCCTTGCTGAATATAAAGGTAAAGCGAATGAAGCAGATGAGTCTGTTAACCAATTGCAAGAGCAGTATGTTGATTTGGTAAAAAATGCGGAGCAATTACAAGCTAAAATTCAAGTCCACCACCAAAAAGTACTTTTCAAGGAAAATAACCAAGCCAACCAAGCTGAAAATCTTGATAGTTTGAAGGCAGCGGTGAAAGACTTTAAAGCTTCTATTATTCAATTAAAAGCCCAATTAGGGGATATGGAAAAAGATATCGCAGAAAAAACGACTAACCGCGATAGTTTACTGTCTGCGCTTGAAGACCTGTCGGATGATTCTGAAGCAGCAGTTCAAGCTAAACGGACCGAATATATAACAGCCTTACAAAAGCAATCTAGCTTACAAAATGACTTGAGTCAGCTGGAAAAAGATATGGCTAATGAAGCGGCTTCAGTGGAAAAAGACCAGTCAGACCGGTCAGAAAAAGAGGCGACTTTAGCTGACTTGAAAGAGCAACTAGCTAAGGCTGAAGCGGATAAGGCAAGTCTAGGTCAAGAGATTGAAGCCTTACTTAGCCAATATCAAGCTAAAGACCAAGAGGTAAAAGCCAAGCAAGATGAAGCTTACCGAGCTAATCAAGAAATGAACCAAGCAAATCAAAGGCTAATGCAGGCTACTGCCCGTAAAGAGTCGCTGGAAGATTTGGACCGCGACCATGCTGGTTTCTACCAGGGGGTTAAGGCAGCTTTAGACCTATCAGATAAAATTCAGGGTGTCCACGGGGCAGTTGCCCAATTGCTCCGCGTGCCAGATACTTATACTGGAGCCGTTGAAACGGCACTTGCTGGCGCTATGCAAAATATTGTTACAGAAGATGGCCAGGTAGCCAGTCAATTAATTGGTGAATTGAAACGGCAACGTGCAGGGCGGGCAACTTTCCTACCCCTTGATGTGATTAAAGGCCGGTCAGTGAATCCTAATGACTTGAATAAAATTCAGTCAATGCCTGGCTTTATCGGCGTGATGGTTGATTTAGTCGACTTTGATAGCCAATACCAACAAATTATGGCCAATTTAATGGGGAATGTCATTGTCGCTGATAATCTTGATAATGCGCGTGCAATTGCGAAAACATTGTATTCTCGCTACCGGATTGTGACCCTAGAATCAGATGTGATTAACGCTGGTGGGTCAATGACTGGTGGGGCGACGAAACGAAATAACAATGCTGGTTTATTATCTCGGAAAACAGATATCGATCATTTAAGTCAGGAAATCAAGACTTTGACCGCAACCGTAACCAACTTGCAAGAAGCAATGCACCAAGCGTCGCAAGTATCTGAAGAGATGGTGAAAGACCTTGAAACAATCAAAGCACAAGGTGATGAAGCGCGCTTTAGTGAACGGACTTTAACGAATCAAATTGATCTGTTAACCGGGCAAATTGCTGATTTAACGGAAGCTTTAAAAAACGGTGAAAGCCTGCAAGCTTCTGCTTCAAAAACGAAGGCTAAACAAGAAAAAGCCAAAGCGAAGTTAGAAGCGGATTTAAAAGTTGTTGACGATCAAGTAGATCAATTGAAAAATCTGATTGAGGATATGAACTTGTCAGCTACTGATAAGGCTGAAAAACGGACGCAATTACAAGGGCAATTGCAGGCTGCTGAAACTGATTTAGCGGTCTTTAAATCGCAATACACTCAAGTTGAAAGTCAATTAGCAGGTCAAGAAGCTGAATTAGCAGCAAAAGAAAATCAGGTAAGCCAAGTGGAAGCGGAACTTAAATTGATGCGGGAAGCTATTTTATCCAATTCTGAAACTTCTGGCACCTTGGAAGCTGATTATCAAGCAGCTGTGAAAGCACAAAAAGACTGTGAAGCTGAACTTAAAGCAATGCGAAAGGTCCGCAATGAGGCGCAGAATAAGGCCGATGCCCTAGACCAAGAAGTCCAAGAGATGAATACACATCTTCAAGATTTGCTTGAAAAACAAGCTAAGGTGGAAGCAACTGCTTCTCGTTATGAAGTGTCAATTGATAACCACTTGACACATCTTCGTGAAGAGTACGGCTTGACTTTTGAACGGGCAAGAGCGACGTCAGAATTAACCATGTCCATGGAATCAGCATCCTTAAAAGTTCGTCAGTTGAAAAAAGAAATTGAACAAATTGGACCGGTTAATTTAGCAGCCATTGATGAGTTTGAAGAAGTAAATGAACGGTTTATCTTTATGCAAAAACAAAGAGATGACGTATTGGCTGCTAAAGAAAAACTTTATCAAACAATTTCTGAGATGGATGAAGAGGTGGCTGAACGATTTGAGCAAGCCTTTATCGCTATACGGGATGCTTTTGAAGGCATTTTTCCTAAATTATTTGGTGGTGGCCGGGCGAGTCTGAAATTGACCAAGCCAGATAATCTGTTAGAATCAGGAATTGACATTGAAGCGCAACCACCTGGCAAACGACTTCAACACTTGTCATTATTATCAGGTGGGGAGAAAGCTTTAACTGCAATTGCCTTATTGTTTGCGATTTTAGATGTGAAAACTGTGCCATTCTCTATCTTAGATGAGGTGGAAGCGGCACTTGATGAAGCCAATGTCGCTCGTTATGGTCGGTTCTTACGTGAGTTTGCGGATAAGACACAATTTATTGTGATTACCCACCGTAAGGGGACAATGGAATCAGCCAATATCTTGTACGGGGTGACTATGCAGGATTCTGGGGTATCTAAATTAGCGGCAGTTCGTTTAGAAGATTTTGATGAGAAATTACTAGAATAA
- the rnc gene encoding ribonuclease III, which translates to MDLSGVKALLADQFDLELQDETHYIEAFTHSSYVNENQKLSLEDNERIEFLGDAVLELVVSNYLYRNYPEMDEGRMSSLRALIVREESLAKRCVECGFDQFVRLGNGEEASNGRKRPSLLCDLFESVLGAIYLDLGLDAIEHLMSLTIYPKIKNGDFTRLSDAKTALQEELQKEGAIQLAYELESESGPAHSKEFHVAVRLYDEIIGRGVGHSKKAAEQAAAANALELLKK; encoded by the coding sequence ATGGATTTGTCAGGTGTGAAGGCTTTATTGGCTGATCAGTTTGATTTGGAATTACAAGATGAAACGCATTATATTGAGGCATTTACCCATTCTTCGTATGTGAATGAAAACCAAAAGCTATCTTTAGAGGATAATGAGCGGATTGAATTTTTAGGGGATGCGGTTTTAGAGTTAGTGGTTTCTAATTATTTATACCGAAATTATCCCGAGATGGATGAGGGACGGATGTCGTCTTTACGTGCTTTAATTGTTCGCGAGGAGTCATTGGCTAAACGTTGTGTTGAGTGTGGGTTTGACCAGTTTGTACGTTTGGGTAATGGTGAGGAAGCAAGTAACGGACGCAAGCGCCCATCTTTATTATGTGATTTATTTGAGTCGGTTCTAGGTGCGATTTATCTTGATCTTGGGTTAGATGCGATAGAGCATTTGATGTCCCTAACCATTTATCCTAAGATCAAGAATGGTGATTTTACACGTTTATCTGATGCGAAAACGGCCTTACAGGAAGAGTTACAAAAAGAAGGTGCGATCCAATTGGCTTATGAACTTGAAAGTGAATCTGGTCCAGCCCATAGTAAAGAGTTTCATGTAGCCGTTCGTTTATATGATGAAATCATTGGACGAGGTGTGGGCCATTCTAAGAAAGCGGCGGAGCAAGCTGCTGCAGCCAATGCTTTAGAATTGTTGAAAAAATAG
- a CDS encoding acyl carrier protein, with protein sequence MAESTTFEQVAALIVERFGVEASSVTPEMSFTDDLGADSLDVVELVMELEDNFGIQISDDDDVEEIKTVADIVKYIDSHK encoded by the coding sequence ATGGCAGAGAGTACAACTTTTGAACAAGTAGCGGCTTTAATTGTGGAACGTTTCGGTGTGGAGGCTTCTAGTGTGACGCCTGAGATGTCGTTTACGGATGATCTAGGTGCAGACTCGTTGGATGTTGTGGAATTGGTGATGGAATTGGAAGATAATTTCGGCATCCAGATTTCTGATGATGATGATGTTGAAGAAATTAAAACTGTTGCGGATATTGTGAAGTATATCGATAGCCATAAGTAG
- the plsX gene encoding phosphate acyltransferase PlsX, translating to MRIAVDAMGGDNAPKEIVLGGLKAAAERKDVTIIFYGDEDAIKAEIEGSTPENVEIVHAADKILSEDDPVRAVRTKRESSMVMAARAVRNGEADALISAGNTGALLTAGLLVVGRMKGVERPALMAALPNLANIGDSVLLIDCGANAESKASYLNQYAVMATAYARAVLKKTAPSVGLLNNGTEDNKGNDLTKEAFGLLKANDQIHFTGNIESREILNGVADIVVADGFTGNAALKSVEGTAAAVMKLVKNAIMDGGIGSKLGGLLIKGSLKDMMTKIDLDQAGGGILFGVKAPVLKAHGSSNATSVFHTILQAATIVDAGIIEELATTFEKEMAAKKAE from the coding sequence ATGAGAATTGCAGTAGATGCAATGGGTGGCGATAACGCGCCTAAAGAAATCGTCTTGGGTGGCTTAAAAGCTGCAGCTGAACGTAAAGACGTCACCATCATATTTTATGGAGATGAAGATGCGATCAAAGCAGAAATTGAAGGGTCTACACCTGAAAACGTGGAGATTGTTCACGCAGCAGATAAGATATTATCTGAAGATGACCCAGTAAGAGCTGTACGTACAAAACGTGAATCATCTATGGTGATGGCAGCGCGTGCAGTACGAAACGGTGAAGCAGATGCCTTGATTTCAGCTGGTAACACAGGCGCCTTATTAACAGCAGGCTTACTAGTGGTCGGCCGGATGAAAGGTGTTGAGCGTCCAGCCTTAATGGCAGCTCTACCAAACTTAGCCAATATTGGGGACTCAGTATTATTAATAGACTGTGGTGCCAATGCGGAATCAAAAGCGTCATATTTAAATCAATATGCAGTCATGGCAACAGCCTATGCCCGTGCAGTCTTGAAAAAAACTGCACCTTCAGTTGGTTTATTAAATAATGGTACTGAAGACAATAAAGGGAATGATTTGACGAAAGAAGCTTTTGGTTTATTAAAAGCTAATGATCAGATTCACTTCACTGGTAATATCGAATCTCGTGAAATTTTAAACGGGGTAGCAGATATTGTCGTAGCCGATGGATTTACTGGAAATGCCGCATTAAAATCAGTGGAAGGAACAGCAGCTGCTGTAATGAAATTGGTTAAAAATGCGATTATGGATGGTGGAATTGGCTCTAAACTTGGTGGTTTACTAATCAAAGGGTCATTAAAAGATATGATGACTAAAATTGATTTAGACCAAGCAGGCGGCGGTATTTTATTTGGTGTTAAAGCACCAGTATTAAAAGCACATGGTTCTTCAAATGCGACGAGTGTCTTCCATACGATTTTACAAGCAGCGACAATTGTAGATGCAGGTATTATTGAGGAATTGGCCACAACATTTGAAAAAGAAATGGCTGCTAAGAAGGCAGAATAA
- the recG gene encoding ATP-dependent DNA helicase RecG translates to MARALSDSVTVLKGVGAKKAALLEKVGISTVEDLLYHFPFRYEDVSVKSAGELVDNTKASVKGVVVTDPVVQYFGRNRNRLTFRLAMDHEVLQVIFFNQPYLKKNIQVNQEIVVYGKFEAAKQQIVGIKLFSNHQDEESGDNDFEAIYHLTQGLSTKSLTDLIKQAIDLYGDLVVELLPEALREKYQLMPHKLAIQQIHFPDSQENNRQARRQLKYQELFLYALKLQWRKLQQRRIANGAQILYDNDHLRDFIQTIPFELTAGQKAVVNEICADLRQPFQMNRLLQGDVGSGKTVVAMICLVATIDAGFQGAMMVPTEILADQHYASISGFFEKTDYKVALLTGSTKTKARREILADLVNGDIDLLLGTHALIQDDVKFADLGMVVIDEQHRFGVNQRSKLVAKGEFKAPNVLYMTATPIPRTLEITMMGDMDVSKLKEMPSGRIPIETSWVRHNRQAQVDEQIWREVRKGRQVYIICPLIGESEALEAQNAEHIYETYVAQFGGQFSVGLLHGQMSADEKDQVMEAFKNNDIQILVSTTVIEVGVNVPNATYMVILDADRFGLAQLHQLRGRVGRGEHASYCVLVADPRTDNGKQRMNIMVESTDGFYLSQQDLELRGAGDYFGTRQSGLPEFKVADPIEDGVILEVAREDAIQFIPYFEGHLNEFTDLAEWLDQQVTTINA, encoded by the coding sequence ATGGCACGAGCTTTATCCGATTCAGTGACAGTTTTGAAAGGTGTTGGCGCAAAAAAAGCGGCATTATTAGAAAAGGTTGGGATTTCAACGGTTGAAGATTTACTTTACCATTTTCCTTTCCGTTACGAAGATGTGTCTGTAAAATCGGCCGGTGAATTAGTGGATAATACCAAAGCTTCGGTAAAAGGTGTGGTAGTGACGGACCCCGTTGTCCAATATTTTGGGCGCAATCGTAACCGTTTGACCTTTCGCTTAGCTATGGACCATGAGGTGTTGCAGGTTATCTTCTTTAACCAGCCTTACTTAAAAAAGAATATTCAGGTCAACCAAGAAATTGTTGTTTATGGGAAATTTGAAGCGGCTAAACAACAAATTGTAGGCATCAAACTATTCTCCAACCACCAAGATGAGGAGAGTGGTGATAATGATTTTGAAGCAATTTATCATCTAACTCAGGGTCTATCAACTAAATCGCTGACCGATTTAATCAAACAAGCCATCGATTTATACGGGGACCTAGTTGTGGAATTATTGCCCGAAGCTTTGCGGGAAAAATACCAACTCATGCCGCATAAGTTAGCCATCCAGCAAATTCATTTTCCAGATAGTCAAGAAAACAACCGACAAGCACGTAGGCAATTGAAATATCAAGAACTCTTCTTGTACGCCTTGAAATTACAATGGCGAAAGCTACAGCAGCGCCGCATTGCCAATGGTGCTCAAATACTTTATGATAACGACCATCTTCGTGACTTTATCCAGACTATTCCCTTTGAACTGACAGCTGGCCAAAAGGCTGTAGTCAATGAAATTTGTGCAGATTTACGGCAACCCTTCCAGATGAACCGTCTTCTTCAAGGAGATGTTGGATCCGGGAAAACGGTAGTAGCTATGATTTGCTTAGTGGCAACGATTGATGCAGGTTTTCAAGGAGCTATGATGGTACCAACTGAAATTTTAGCTGACCAACACTATGCCTCCATATCAGGATTCTTTGAAAAAACGGATTACAAAGTGGCTTTACTGACGGGGTCGACGAAAACTAAAGCACGGCGGGAAATTTTAGCCGATTTGGTAAACGGGGACATTGACCTTTTACTTGGGACACATGCCTTGATTCAAGATGATGTGAAATTCGCTGACTTAGGAATGGTTGTGATTGATGAGCAGCACCGGTTTGGGGTTAACCAACGGTCTAAATTAGTGGCAAAAGGGGAATTTAAAGCACCTAACGTCCTGTATATGACCGCAACGCCAATCCCTCGTACATTGGAGATTACGATGATGGGGGATATGGACGTTTCTAAATTAAAAGAAATGCCTTCAGGACGAATTCCGATTGAAACATCATGGGTCCGTCATAACCGACAAGCCCAAGTTGATGAACAAATCTGGCGAGAAGTGAGAAAAGGACGACAAGTTTATATTATTTGCCCTTTAATCGGTGAATCAGAAGCCCTAGAAGCACAAAATGCTGAGCATATTTATGAAACTTATGTGGCACAATTTGGTGGGCAATTCTCAGTAGGTTTATTGCACGGACAAATGAGTGCGGATGAAAAAGACCAAGTCATGGAAGCCTTTAAGAATAATGATATTCAAATACTGGTATCAACAACGGTGATCGAAGTAGGCGTTAACGTACCAAATGCGACTTATATGGTGATTCTAGATGCTGACCGGTTTGGCTTAGCACAGCTCCATCAGTTAAGAGGACGGGTAGGACGTGGTGAGCATGCATCATATTGTGTTTTAGTGGCTGATCCAAGAACAGATAACGGGAAACAGCGGATGAATATCATGGTTGAATCGACGGATGGTTTTTACCTTAGTCAACAAGATTTAGAATTACGTGGTGCCGGTGATTACTTTGGCACCCGTCAGTCTGGTCTACCAGAATTTAAGGTGGCTGATCCAATTGAAGATGGTGTGATTTTAGAAGTGGCTCGTGAAGACGCCATTCAATTTATTCCTTACTTTGAAGGCCATTTAAATGAATTCACTGATTTAGCCGAATGGCTTGACCAGCAAGTGACAACAATCAACGCTTAG
- a CDS encoding MsnO8 family LLM class oxidoreductase, which produces MTLGIGILDFIPRDKNTTVLESFEQSIELAKLADEKGLDRYWLTEHHSTPAVLSSTPQLLLSRYGAETKQIKLGTGAVIINNSTPYQIAENYMVLEAMYPGRVEAGVGHSMPKEVTRQETLGMQINRGLDYEKTISQIAGLLYDDLATEDEMHGLRVMPAYFDGVTPLYTMLGSRRNAKFIAEKGLGMVFGLFFSGDLAECIETIKIYRKHFKPSKGMPKPSVLIALYAVTSTKRNMKEVLNYALNDWIDALEDDKRAYLELMEVSEARDFVSTSDPDAEDRHASRKVYGTPKQVEMQLRRLKEETNADGFLIANHLSGFANRRALIEILSQVNI; this is translated from the coding sequence ATGACTTTAGGGATCGGCATTTTAGATTTTATACCTCGGGATAAAAATACAACGGTATTGGAATCCTTTGAGCAGTCAATAGAATTGGCTAAATTGGCGGATGAAAAGGGCTTGGACCGGTATTGGTTAACGGAACATCATTCAACGCCAGCTGTCTTATCTTCAACTCCGCAGTTATTATTATCGCGTTATGGTGCAGAAACAAAGCAAATTAAGTTGGGTACAGGTGCGGTAATTATTAATAATTCCACTCCTTATCAGATTGCTGAGAATTATATGGTGCTTGAAGCCATGTATCCTGGGCGTGTTGAAGCAGGTGTTGGCCATTCTATGCCAAAAGAGGTTACCCGCCAAGAAACATTAGGGATGCAGATCAACCGCGGACTAGATTATGAAAAGACGATTTCACAAATTGCAGGTTTACTTTATGATGACCTAGCAACCGAAGATGAAATGCATGGGCTACGTGTAATGCCTGCTTATTTTGATGGCGTGACGCCGCTTTATACTATGCTAGGTTCACGCCGTAATGCGAAGTTTATTGCGGAGAAAGGTTTAGGAATGGTATTCGGTTTATTCTTCTCAGGAGATTTGGCTGAATGTATTGAAACAATCAAGATTTATAGAAAACACTTCAAACCTTCTAAAGGGATGCCAAAACCTTCAGTATTAATCGCCCTTTATGCAGTGACTTCTACAAAGCGTAATATGAAGGAAGTATTAAACTACGCATTAAATGATTGGATAGATGCACTAGAAGATGATAAACGTGCTTATTTAGAATTGATGGAAGTTTCTGAAGCAAGAGATTTTGTATCAACAAGTGACCCAGATGCAGAAGATAGACACGCTTCAAGAAAAGTGTATGGTACACCTAAACAAGTGGAAATGCAGTTGCGCCGTTTGAAAGAAGAAACCAATGCAGATGGTTTCTTAATTGCCAACCATTTATCCGGATTTGCGAATCGACGTGCTTTGATTGAAATCTTGAGCCAAGTTAATATTTAA
- a CDS encoding MetQ/NlpA family ABC transporter substrate-binding protein — protein sequence MKRFLQYIGLALVALVLAACGKQTEDTQTIKVATSPGPYSILFMEEVAPRLEQQGYTVEEVQFSEYRQAMIAVDEGEADINVDGNRLSTESYNDTLGASFQQIVRVPTVPAAIYPGQKDSLDAVEAGDTIAIGTGTVSMMRGLLLMEDLGWITLNPDVEAAKVTADDIEENHVGIEIVEMQSAAVPPAIQDVSYALVAGSIAYDAGMDLDSRLVTEQPIESLLLEAITTADKMDQPWVEDIKAIYQSEDFNQAVLDRNEEIGTEFWIIPEENQ from the coding sequence ATGAAACGATTCTTACAATATATTGGTTTAGCACTGGTTGCCTTGGTCCTTGCTGCTTGCGGAAAGCAGACGGAAGATACACAAACCATCAAAGTGGCCACATCACCTGGCCCCTATTCTATTTTATTTATGGAAGAAGTGGCGCCACGATTAGAACAACAAGGTTACACCGTTGAAGAAGTTCAGTTTTCTGAATATCGCCAAGCAATGATTGCCGTTGATGAGGGTGAAGCGGATATCAATGTAGACGGTAACCGTTTGAGCACTGAAAGTTACAATGATACTTTGGGTGCTAGCTTTCAACAAATTGTCCGTGTCCCAACTGTACCTGCTGCCATTTATCCAGGACAAAAAGACAGTCTTGATGCTGTTGAAGCAGGTGATACCATCGCTATCGGTACTGGGACGGTTTCCATGATGCGTGGTTTATTACTCATGGAAGACCTTGGGTGGATCACTTTAAACCCGGATGTTGAAGCCGCCAAAGTGACTGCTGACGATATCGAAGAAAATCATGTAGGCATTGAAATTGTCGAAATGCAAAGTGCTGCTGTCCCACCTGCAATCCAAGATGTCTCTTATGCCTTAGTTGCTGGATCAATCGCTTATGACGCGGGTATGGACTTAGACTCCCGTTTGGTCACAGAACAACCGATTGAAAGCCTACTACTTGAAGCCATTACGACTGCGGATAAAATGGACCAGCCTTGGGTTGAAGATATTAAAGCTATCTATCAATCAGAAGACTTCAACCAAGCAGTACTTGACCGTAACGAAGAAATTGGAACAGAGTTTTGGATTATCCCTGAGGAAAATCAATAG
- a CDS encoding N-acetylmuramoyl-L-alanine amidase codes for MKSTTFKEYKGLLIAFGHGNGDPGAVSGQFTEAEMVRKLKPYIEKWAKAAGIKVAFYMDNLYQHATDMKTYADWVVVEVHMDAAAKPQKGGHIIIHSDYVTDAIDDNLIAMIQKHFGLVTRNGLGLSKRGDLLNCNNARRWGINYRLLELFFLADATDRNYYLANLDLVAKNIVEAVVGVQVADDKVCQCTR; via the coding sequence ATGAAATCAACAACATTTAAAGAATATAAAGGCCTTTTAATTGCATTTGGACATGGAAATGGGGACCCAGGCGCCGTATCTGGGCAATTTACTGAGGCAGAAATGGTACGGAAGTTAAAACCCTATATTGAAAAATGGGCTAAAGCAGCTGGCATCAAAGTGGCTTTCTATATGGACAATCTTTACCAACATGCAACAGATATGAAGACCTATGCGGATTGGGTGGTGGTTGAAGTACATATGGATGCAGCGGCTAAACCACAAAAAGGCGGGCACATAATCATTCATTCGGACTATGTGACAGATGCCATAGATGATAACTTGATTGCGATGATTCAAAAGCATTTCGGCTTAGTCACTAGAAACGGTTTAGGCTTATCAAAAAGAGGAGACTTGCTCAACTGCAATAATGCCCGCCGTTGGGGGATTAACTACCGGTTATTAGAGTTATTTTTCCTGGCGGATGCTACTGATCGTAATTATTATTTGGCGAATTTAGATTTAGTGGCCAAAAATATAGTAGAAGCTGTTGTCGGCGTTCAGGTTGCGGATGATAAAGTTTGCCAGTGTACGCGCTAG